The proteins below come from a single Neospora caninum Liverpool complete genome, chromosome IX genomic window:
- a CDS encoding putative voltage gated chloride channel domain-containing protein encodes MHDMSSGPSRHDGAGGGDSVVRESVHSPSSGVVAIESLPSAPLSSPAPAPAPPSASSWSAPLSSVSPIVSARRLSKIPPPLDPQPGQPPSFPAFPSSPFSSASGPSSHESVSSSFRATVSAAGARVRNATRLFLDFLFFALVTVGAVAAAAWLVCALAPKAAGSGIAEVKVLLNGFRSLPHVLSASVLIVKIFGLSLAVGSGLVLGKEGPMVHVACCWAHLLLRIFSPSTNAPPRRKSRFATLPLTALHKGPDASHAHSAFLPPSASTAPSPSPPESPPDSPPESPASSSFFSGGWGVDRSRFRGHLEKSREESVGKPLLAAASAAGMSCAFGSPIAGVLFAFEEMGASDLPGSALWLCCCSCVSASILLEILNAQTAPKDSKSSAGFAFSPFGHGAAHSLWMRDSVDFFHTFEVVELLPFALLGLIGGVLGPVFIWLALRAGQLRKKKLRTEKTRNQEPTRGRTDSRADSEERETAGKERGERETESDEGAEGEGRTFSADREERSFWGEVREKMRDQGPIVDCVLVAACTAFVNFLFPMVGASSSDLLENLFSRCTTTASAHAVDRFGMCASARPPFTPTALASPAPFPSLPVASPSFSFSPPGANPAQPAAFARGSAYRLDSAVLGELFLLLVLKFSLAVATFGLALPAGIFVPALIIGSAYGRLMGLLVLKLNLAYAFMSVNPSPSSYALVGAVSFLCGITRMNLSLVLLMMEISSQAAGSPNSSAFGLPFLLALGIAKGVSSALCSYSLYDGLIVCKNYPYMFHTQEVSFANLRAEDVMERDVVSVAVQERRTLGDLLHLVSKHSFEGFPVILDSETRVVLGYLSMHRLREALEELLRCQHPFIHAHTFVSFSGFSLSSAGTERNARGRRGVFLVYRHRNGHRVHALILPSTGEAERRDKDGSDEDRPQRGKENEARDLPALLLGEAETPETERHLGRAAWFPSVSPVSLSAGTTHAELLPLSAATSRSWDTPTQTPASPAVSLRDGGCVLPSKAAEEGERAVSEGELTREAEANPRANGRPRDAERQERKGHVFCRLPSGGIVGQQLGSRRGREERTHNLHAERKEDIEDVHLDMSGLVDETQPLQLPPETPLIDVYGTFKQLKCSMCLLTRHGRLHGMITKGTFMPYMKFKHFQAD; translated from the exons ATGCACGACATGTCTTCTGGGCCGTCGAGGCACGACGGGGCCGGAGGCGGGGACAGTGTGGTGCGTGAATCAGTGCATTCTCCATCGTCGGGTGTCGTTGCAATCGAATCGCTGCCgtcggctcctctctcctcgcctgcgcctgCTCCCGCTCCcccttctgcgtcgtcgtGGTCCGCTCCGTTgtcgtctgtctcccccATTGTGTCTGCTCGTCGCCTGTCTAAGATCCCTCCTCCGTTGGACCCCCAGCCCGGACAGcccccttctttccccgcttttccgtcttctccgttttcttcggcgTCTGGGCCGTCTTCCCATGAGTCTGtatcttcttcctttcgagCGACGGTGAGCGCAGCAGGCGCTCGAGTGAGGAACGCGACGCGCCTCTTTCTTgattttctcttcttcgccctcgtcacAGTCGGCGCAGTCGCTGCAGCGGCGTGGCTGGTCTGCGCCTTGGCGCCAAAAGCCGCCGGATCCG GCATCGCGGAAGTGAAGGTGCTCCTGAACGGCTTTCGGAGCCTCCCGCACGTGTTGTCTGCCTCCGTTTTGATTGTGAAGATCTTTGGTCTTTCCCTCGCAGTCGGCAGCGGACTCGTCCTCGGGAAAGAAGGCCCGATGGTCCACGTGGCGTGCTGCTGGGCTCACCTCCTGCTGCGgatcttctcgccgtcgacgAACGCTCCCCCACGGCGGAAGAGCCGATTCGCAACCCTCCCTCTCACTGCTCTCCACAAAGGCCCAGACGCCTCTCACGCCCACAgcgctttcctccctccctcGGCTTCCACCGCTCcttccccctcccccccggAGTCGCCCCCTGACTCCCCCCCGGAGTCGcccgcgtcctcgtccttcttttctggcgGTTGGGGTGTGGACCGAAGCAGGTTCCGCGGACACCTGGAGAAGTCGCGTGAGGAGAGCGTCGGAAAGCCGCTGCTGGCTgcggcgagcgccgcggGGATGAGCTGTGCCTTCGGCAGCCCCATTGCAGGCGTCTTGTTTGCCTTCGAAGAAATGGGCGCCTCAGACCTCCCCGGCTCTGCGCTCTGGCTCTGTTGctgctcctgcgtctctgcctcgatTCTCTTGGAGATCCTGAACGCGCAGACGGCGCCGAAAGACTCAAAGAGCTCCGcaggcttcgccttctcgccctttggCCACGGCGCAGCGCACTCCCTCTGGATGCGCGACAGCGTCGACTTCTTCCACACCTTCGAGGTGGTGGAGCTCCTCCCCTTTGCACTCCTCGGCCTGATCGGCGGCGTCCTCGGCCCCGTCTTCATCTGGCTCGCCCTCCGCGCTGGCCAActcagaaagaagaaactgCGCACGGAGAAAACACGCAACCAAGAACCCACAAGAGGCAGGACCGACAGCCGagcagacagcgaggaaagagaaacagcgggaaaagagagaggggaaagagaaacagagagcgacgagggagcagagggcgaggggaGGACGTTCAGTgccgacagagaagaaagatcgTTTTGGGGAGAGGTGAGGGAGAAGATGAGAGATCAAGGTCCGATCGTCGactgcgtcctcgtcgccgcgtGCACTGCCTTCGTCAATTTCCTCTTTCCCATGGtcggcgcctcgtcgagcGATCTTCTCG AAAATCTCTTCTCGCGGTGCACAACGACTGCTTCGGCCCACGCCGTCGATAGGTTCGGGATGTGTGCATCTGCACGTCCGCCGTTTACGCCCACAGCTCTGGCGTCGCccgctccgtttccttctctgcccgtggcgtctccgtccttctccttctctccgcccggCGCCAACCCCGCACAGCCTGCGGCTTTTGCGCGAGGCTCCGCGTATCGCCTGGACTCAGCGGTCCTCGGGgagctttttctcctcctcgtcctgaAGTTCTCCCTCGCAGTCGCCACCTTCGGCCTCGCGCTACCCGCCGGCATCTTCGTCCCTGCTCTCATC ATAGGATCAGCGTACGGCCGCCTCATGGGGCTTCTGGTGCTAAAGCTGAACCTCGCGTACGCGTTCATGTCGGTGAATCCTTCGCCGAGCAGCTACGCGCTCgtcggcgccgtctcctttctgtgcGGCATCACCCGGATGAACCTTTCGCTCGTGCTCCTGATGATGGAGATCTCGTCCCAAGCAGCGGGCTCGCCCAACTCCTCGGCTTTTGGActccccttcctcctcgccctcggaaTCGCCAAGGGCGTCAGCAGCGCACTCTGCAGCTACTCGCTCTACGATGGACTCATCGTTTGCAAAAACTACCCGTACATGTTCCACACCCAAGAG GTTTCCTTTGCGAATCTGCGGGCGGAGGACGTCATGGAGCGAGACGTGGTTTCCGTTGCAGTTCAAGAGCGGCGAACGCTCGGCGATCTTCTTCACCTGGTCTCAAA GCATTCCTTCGAGGGGTTCCCGGTGATTCTCGATTCGGAGActcgcgtcgtcctcggctACTTGAGTATGCATCGCCTTCGCGAAGCGCTGGAGGAGTTGCTGCGTTGCCAACATCCTTTCATCCACGCCCACAcgttcgtctctttctccggctTTTCGCTGTCGTCTGCCGGAACggagcgaaacgcgagaggacggagaggcgtGTTTCTGGTGTATCGACACCGGAACGGGCACCGCGTCCACGCGCTGATTCTCCCTTCCACGGGAGAAGCcgaacgcagagacaaagacggcTCAGACGAGGATcggccgcagagaggcaaagaaaacgaggcgcgAGACCTGCCGGCGTTGCTTctcggcgaggcggagacaccggagacagagagacacctgggTCGCGCCGCCTGGTTCCCGTCCgtttcccccgtctctctctccgcaggaaccacgcatgcagagcttctcccgctctccgCCGCCACGTCCCGGAGTTGGGACACTCCGACGCAAacgcctgcttcgcctgcggTTTCGCTGAGAGACGGAGGGTGCGTGCTTCCGTCCaaggcggcggaggaaggcgagcgtgCGGTCTCCGAAGGAGAACtgacgagagaagcggaagcgaaTCCGCGCGCGAACGGgcggccgagagacgccgagagacaagagcgaAAAGGCCACGTGTTTTGTCGCCTCCCCTCCGGCGGCATCGTCGGCCAGCAGCTGGGTTCgcgccgcggaagagaagagcgcacACACAATCTGCATGCGGAGCGCAAAGAAGACATCGAAGATGTCCACCTCGACATGTCGGGACTCGTGGATGAAACGCAGCCCCTCCAGTTGCCTCCAGAGACGCCCCTCATCGACGTCTACGGCACCTTCAAGCAGCTCAAATGCTC gaTGTGCTTGCTGACTCGCCACGGACGTCTCCACGGCATGATCACAAAGGGAACATTTATGCCTTACATGAAATTCAAGCATTTCCAAGCGGATTAA